The following proteins are co-located in the Penaeus monodon isolate SGIC_2016 chromosome 10, NSTDA_Pmon_1, whole genome shotgun sequence genome:
- the LOC119577596 gene encoding LOW QUALITY PROTEIN: probable aminopeptidase NPEPL1 (The sequence of the model RefSeq protein was modified relative to this genomic sequence to represent the inferred CDS: inserted 1 base in 1 codon): protein MGGPKIEFKGSLTTSDPRKNPVLIIGQLRHLTALSFSDVAPKLQPRVDEEAWNLSVNSLQPSPTDYCSLYLNLATVAALPIKCSRHNTPSRTHSITKIIKTHSTGADECIVLVCERSDVFASACGVARAYPLYSRKTAACSSSDHNVTVEVILVGSGDSPLSEDDIRILNESVYSVRLAAXIVDTPANEMHTDSFIEMARRYTMYCIKNISHLFIYIYVFRTVEINNTDAEGRLVLSDGVAYAAKDLRCTTILDMATLTGAQGTATGKYHAAALTNNQEWEDALVTAGQTSGDLVHPLPYSPELHFAEFASAVADMKNSVADRTNATSSCAGLFIAAHLGFDFPGIWMHVDMAYPVHCGERATGYGVALLPVLFGHHSNSRIFRGLAPLSSENGECEVNCKASKKMRLA from the exons ATGGGGGGTCCTAAGATAGAGTTCAAAGGGTCACTGACCACCTCCGACCCAAGGAAAAACCCAGTACTCATCATTGGTCAGCTTCGTCACCTGACTGCGCTCTCCTTCAGCGATGTCGCCCCAAAGTTGCAGCCACGAGTGGATGAAGAG GCATGGAACTTATCAGTGAACAGCCTGCAGCCTTCCCCAACAGACTATTGTTCACTTTACTTGAATTTGGCAACAGTAGCAGCCCTTCCAATTAAGTGCTCTCGCCACAACACCCCCTCACGGACCCACTCCATTACCAAGATTATTAAGACTCATTCTACTGGTGCTGATGAGTGTATTGTG CTTGTATGTGAACGTTCTGATGTATTTGCCAGTGCCTGTGGTGTCGCCAGAGCATACCCTCTTTACTCTAGGAAAACTGCCGCATGTTCCTCATCAGATCACAATGTTACTGTTGAGGTCATACTAGTTGGATCAGGAGATTCTCCTTTGAGTGAGGATGATATTAGG ATTTTAAATGAGTCTGTGTACAGTGTGAGACTTGCAG GGATCGTTGATACCCCAGCTAATGAGATGCATACAGATTCTTTCATTGAG atgGCCAGAA GATACACCATGTATTGTATTAAGAATATttcacatttgtttatttatatttatgttttcagAACTGTAGAAATAAATAACACCGATGCAGAGGGTCGGCTTGTCCTTAGTGATGGTGTAGCATATGCAGCTAAAGATTTGCGATGCACAACCATTTTGGACATGGCTACTCTTACTGGTGCACAGGGCACTGCAACAG GGAAGTACCATGCTGCAGCACTTACCAATAACCAGGAATGGGAAGATGCTCTTGTTACTGCTGGCCAAACCTCTGGAGATTTGGTTCATCCATTGCCATACTCCCCAGAATTACACTTTGCTGAGTTTGCATCTGCTGTTGCTGACATGAAGAATTCGGTGGCA GACCGAACAAATGCCACCTCTTCATGTGCTGGTCTCTTCATTGCTGCTCATCTCGGATTTGACTTTCCGGGCATTTGGATGCACGTTGATATGGCATATCCAGTGCACTGT ggtGAACGTGCTACTGGGTATGGAGTAGCATTGCTGCCAGTTCTGTTTGGACATCACTCAAACAGCAGGATTTTCCGCGGTTTAGCACCTCTGTCATCTGAAAATGGAGAATGTGAAGTTAATTGTAAAGCCTCCAAGAAGATGAGGCTAGCATAA